In Sphingobacterium sp. SRCM116780, the genomic stretch CGTACTTCGCTCACCTTCTTATACAAAGGGTGAGCAAGGTACGGTTTCTACTGGAGCGCCTTCTGCAACTCAAAAAGCAGAAGAAACTAAAAAATTGGATGCCGCAAAAGCGAGTGAAAATCTGAAAAAGCAAAAGACAATTGCACTACTTTTACCATTTCAATTAAACCATATCTCAGGCTATAGACCAACATCTGAAGACGTGAAAAGATCGGCTCTGGCTTTGGATTTTTATCAAGGTTTTCAATTGGGGATAGAGGAACTCGGTGCAAAAGGAAGTAAATTTAATCTTCAGGTTGTCGATTCTGAAGATGATAATTTTAGAAATGCTTCTTTAGCGACCTCTTCAATTATTAAAAATGCTAATTTGATTGTTGGACCTGTTTATCCAAAGGAAATTAAAGCTTTTGCTCAGTCTTTTAAGGACAAAAATATTCTTCAAATTTCTCCTTTAGCAGCGAGTTTAGCTTCGGATTTCTCCATTCCAAATTTAGTGTCTTTAACACCCTCTATTCGTACTCATTCGGAAGTGATGGCTAAGTACGTGTCGAAACAATATGGTTACGGTGATGTTGTTTTGGTCTACAATATACAGGATGCAGATAGCAAACAGTTTTTAGATAATTTTACTTCAGAAGTATTAGGTTATAATAAAAATGTTCAGATTAAAGTAGTTACTACGATTGCAGAACTAAATGAAAATCTAGTGGTTGCAGGTACTAATCATCTTGTTTGTGGAACAACGAATAAGAACCAAATAAGAGCTTTGCTTGCAAATATGGATGTACAGAGTTCTGAATCTGGTTATGCATTTAAATTATACGGTCATCCCAATTGGGCAAAATTGTCTTTTGATGAATATACCAATATGGATAGTTATGAGTTGACTGTTACGACCTCTTCATTAGTGGACGAATATGCCGAAAAGACTAGAAGATTTGACAATAATTATAAAGCTAAATTTACGGTAAGTCCCTCTGATTTTTCTTATAAAGGATATGATGCTGCAATTTATTTTGGTAATCTCCTGTCTAAATATGGGTCAGATATTGCTCAATATTTGGTGAAGGAAACATATACAGGAATAAATAACGAATTCAGTTTTGATTATTTTCCAAACTGGGGATACATAAATAGAGGGGTTAGGTTTATGGTTTACCATAATAATCGTTTTGATAGCAAGTAAGCATGAGTGATTTTAGCGAAAAGAGGGTTCATCAGCAAATTCGTAATTTTGAAAGAGCTATAGACGGATATGAAGGGAATGAACCTTTTGCCCGGTACCTTACCTCATTCTTTAAAATAAATAAACAAATGGGTTCTAAGGACCGAAAATGGACTTCCCGTTTGTGTTATAATTATTTTCGGTTGGGAAAAGCTGCTAAGCAATTATCGCAACAAAAAAGATTAATTCTTGCAGAATATTTGTGTGAAACAGAAAGCCCTTTTGTTTCCTTATTAGAACCAGAATGGAATTTGGATTTATCATTAGATGAGAAATTTCATTTTTTAAAAGAACAAAAGATTTTAGAACTGGACAGCATTTTCCCATTTAAAAAATATCTATCAAAGGAGATTGATCAAGATCGTTTTATTCAAAATCAATTTGTCCAGCCTGATTTATTTATTCGCGTTAGAAAAGGTAAGGAACAGTTTGTGAAAGCTATTTTTGAATCAGAAAAAATAGCTTACCATTTTGTTACATCTCAAACTGTGGCCTTGGAAAATGGTACTTCTTTACAACGATTTAAAGATTTGGATGGAGAAATCGAGGTTCAGGATTTATCTTCACAGCGTACGTTAGATTTTATGAAGGCCTTTCCAAAAGAGAGTTGGTGGGATGCTTGTGCAGCATCAGGAGGGAAGGCATTATTGTTTTTGGATGCTAACCCAACAATCAATTTGATGGTTTCAGATGTACGTATGAGTATTTTGCGTAATCTGGATGAACGATTTGATCGCGCAGGTATTAGAAATTATCGAAAAAAAATAGTTGATTTAACGAAAGACACAACTACTATTTTAGGTAATGAACTTTTTGATGGGATTATTTTAGATGCTCCGTGCACAGGTTCAGGTACTTGGGGGCGTACTCCTGAAAATATTAGTTATTTCGATATTAAGAAAATAGCGGAATTTTCTAGTTTACAAAAAGAAATTGCTAAAAATGTCTCCAGACATTTAAAAGTTGGAAAACCTTTGGTTTATATCACTTGTTCTGTTTTTGAAAAAGAAAACGAAGAGGTTATTCAATATATACAGGGGGAATTAGGCTATCAGCTAGAAGCTTATCAAGTTTTGAAAGGATATAATGAAAAGGCAGACAGCATGTTCGTTGCCCGCCTGATCAAATTATAAGTTATTCGCATTTGCTGGGTACAACAAGTACTGGGCAAGTTGCTTTTCTGATCACTGATTCTGAAACCGACCCGGATATAAAATGGTCAAATCCTGTTCTTCCATGAGATCCCATTACAATGAAATCTGCGGACCATTCGACTGCTGTTGCTAATATTTCTTCTTTGATAGAGCCGATTCTATTGAATAGAAAAACTTCGTGGGCCCCTTCAAATTCTTGTCCAAGTTCTTCTAAATATTTTTGGGCATTCTGTTGCTCAATCTCCGATACCTCAGGTATGATGATTGGTTGTTGTCCGAGCAAAGGATCTGCACCATAACTCGCTGGAGAGGTCGGGGAAGTAACGGTAACTAATGCTACCGAAGTTCCAAATTTTTTAACCATCTCTTTTGCATAGGCAATACACTTAAGAACACAAGGTTCATCTTCTACAGCTACTAATATTCTTGTGATTTTTACTGCATTCGTTTCCATGGTTATCGTATTAAAGTTTATATTCGTATATAATAACGGAATATACGTTTTTTTGTTTTGATATATACATGGAATACGGAATTTGTAATTTAACGGTTGTTCCTCTTCGAGCGGATGAGGCACACCGTAGTGAAATGGTTTCGCAAGTTATTTTTGGAGAAACTTTTGAAATATTAGCCAGGTCAATAAATTGGACAAAAGTTCGAACAACATCTGATAGCTATATAGGCTGGATACAGAATGGCCAATTTTTGACGGTAGATGATGTTGGTTTTTGTGCATATCAGCTGTTAAATAAAAAGTATATTGGCTTTGAAGGTGGTTTTTTATCTTATAGTGATCATCATATTCAGCTTTTACATGGAACTTTTCTTCGAGAAGGTTTCTCGTATTGTCAGGAAAATGACTCGCAGGAGTTTACAGTTCAGGTATTAACTTTGGGGCAAGAAGATTTTGTCAATAAAGTAAGTCATATCGCTAAGCAATATTGGGGTGCTCCTTATCTATGGGGAGGTCGATCAAAGTTTGGAATTGATTGTTCTGGTTTTTCACAGCTGGTTTATCAGTCATTCGGTTACCAATTACCTAGAGATGCTTATCAACAAGCTGAAATTGGAAACACGGTTGACTTTCTAACCGAGATTCAAGTGGGGGATTTAGCTTTTTTTGATAATGAAGAAGGAAAGATAACACATGTCGGTGTGATGTTGGACTCAGGAACAATTATTCATGCTTCATCTTGTGTGCGTATAGACCGAATGGATCAGGAAGGAATATTTAATAAGGAATTAAACAAATACACACATAAGCTCCGGATAGTAAAGCGATATATCTCAGAATAAAGATAAAATAAAAGGCTCGCGAGCCTTTTATTTTATCGGGTTAGTGAACCTTAAAATTTGAAAGTCAAACCAAATTTAGCTGTATCAAAAAAGTTGTTGAAGCTGTTGATATTAGCATTGAATGTATTTTGTGATTTTCCTCCTTCAGGTTTTTCTGAGTGGTAAGATAATAAATCTGTTAATCCAAAGTTGATCGCAATATTAGATGTTACGAAGTAATTAACTCCTAATCCAGCACCAGCACCAAATCCTTTGCTTTTAGGAATATCTACTGTAGTTGTACCGTTATTAATTTCCCCAGTTGTTTGGTTATAACCTGCAGCTAATTGTGCATAAGTTTTGAAACGTGAACCTAATTCTAAAAAGTAATAACGACCATAAGCACCTACACCAAACTTGTTGCTTTTTGCATAAGTATCTTCGCTTCCTGAATAATCAGTTTCTTTGTGATTACCAAAATTGAAATCTAATCCAACAGCAAATTTATCTGATACAAAATATCCTACAGAAGGGTTAAAATTGAAAGTGCTTGTTTTTTCTTTGTCTCCTTTATCATCAGAAGTGTTTGCAGATAAATTGCCTTCTATGATAAAGTCAGTTTTTTTGAAGCCAAATTCTTGAGCGTTAGAAGCAAATGTTAAACCAGCTACAGCAGTTAAAGTAAGTAATAATTTTTTCATCTTTTTAATGATTTGTGATTGTAATTTTAATAATCAATCCTTTTGACTATTTGATAGATATTATCAATACCGAGACCAAAGTTATTGTACATTGTCATAAAAATGTATGAAATAATAGGGTGTAAATATAAATTACACACTATTAATGCTTTATAAATAGTTTATATTGCTGATAATTTAAAATTTATATTCTAATTTTTTGAAATTCATACTGTATTAACTTTTTGTGAAAAAATGTCAGTTTTAATAATCTGACAAAAAATGACCAAATGTCAGTTAAGCTATTTAATCTTTTATTTTGTATTAATTGGTTCGTGACTTTTTAAGCAGATCATTTTAGTTTCTGAAAAACGTCCATGAAATGTTTCTTTATTCAAAAGGTGTGTTGGAAATGAACGTTTCGAAAAGTTTAGAGATAATCTTCTTTTGATTGCGAGTTGTTTGTGTGCGTTTACTCAAAGGGATAAGAAAATTTTCAAATTAACATAAAAAAGGCGATAGATCATTATTGATATATCGCCTTTTCTATAGTAGAAATTTTTATTATTTATTCGAAGTATTCTTTAATTCTTTCAAAGAATGATTTTTCTGCTTTGCCAGGTTGAGGTTTGAAATTTGGTGATTCTTTCAATTTCTGTAAAATTTCTTTTTCATCAGAAGATACAGCTTTAGGAGTCCAAATATTAACATACACCAGTTGATCTCCTTTATGATAAGAATTAACTTCTGGAATACCTTTCCCTTTTAATCTTAATATTTTACCAGCTTGTGTTCCAGGGTCGATTTTAATTTTTGCTTTTCCATCGATTGTTGGAACTTCTATGTTAGTACCTAAAGTTGCATCAACAAAATTAATGTACAAGTCATAGATAACATTGAGACCATCTCTTTTTAATGATTCATGTGGTATCTCTTCAATTAAGATAATTAAATCACCTGCAATACCTCCACGGGGAGCTGCATTTCCTTTTCCGCTCATCGACAATTGCATGCCTTCACTTACACCTGCAGGAATATTAATTGCAATCGTTTCTTCTCCTCTTTCTAATCCTTCTCCTCTACATGTTGTACATTTCGCTGTAATTTCGACTCCTTCTCCATTACAAGTAGGGCAGGTGCTGGTTGTTTGCATCTGTCCTAAGATGGTGTTGGTTACGCGACGTACAGATCCAGAACCACCACAAGTATTACAAGTATGGGAGGAAGATTTATCTTTTGCGCCAGTTCCGTCACATGTATGACAGTTTACTTGCTTATTTACTTTAACTTTTTTCTCGACTCCTTTAGCAATTTCCTCTAGTGTCAATTTTACCTTAATGCGTAGGTTTGTTCCTTTGGCAACACGACGACCACCTCTTGAACCGCCTCCTCCGCCACCAAAGAAGCTTTCGAAAGGATGACCACCTCCACCAAATATATCTCCGAATTGGCTGAATATATCATCCATATTCATACCACCACCATAACCACCACCGGAAGCCGAGTTACCTGCATGACCAAATTGGTCATATCGTTGCTTTTTCTGAGGATTGCTTAATACATCATATGCCTCGGCAGCCTCTTTGAATTTTTCTTCAGCTTCATGATCACCAGGATTTTTATCCGGATGATACTTTACGGCTAGTTTACGATAAGCAGATTTAATTTCTTTTTCATCTGCACCACGAGCTACACCTAATATATCGTAATAATCTCTTTTTGACATTGCTTTTTATCTTATTGACCTATAATTACTTTTGCATGACGGATTACTTTATCATTTAAATAGTAACCTTTCTCAATAACATCAATAATTTTATTTTTTAAATCTGGAGTGGGGGCTGGGATAGCGGTAATTGCTTCTTGTAAGTCAGCATCGAATTCTTTACCCAATACATCCATTTCTTGTAGTCCTTGGTGTTCCAAAGTCTGTCTGAATTTATTATTGACAATATCAATACCTGTTTTTACAGATTCTACATCCGTAGCGGTTTCCATCGCTTTTAAAGCTCTATCGAAATCATCTAATGTGGATAATAGTTTGGTGATAACATCTTTTCCAGCAGATTGAATCAGTTCAACACGTTCTTTGCTTGTACGTTTTCTATAATTATCAAATTCAGCTGACAAACGGACATATTTATCCTTTGCTTCTGCCAATTCAGCACTTAATTTTTCTTCAACAGAAAGTTCAATTGTTTCTTCTTGATTTTCTGCTGTATTATCCTCAATAGGATCTTGAATAGTCTCGTTATTATTTTCTTGTTCGCTCATATCTTTCTAAATTCTAAGTTGGAAACTCATGTTCTGTCTTAAAAATTAATTATAGTCAAAGTTGTTGCCAAAACAATAAAATCCGACACCTTGTCAGTAACCTGGAAATTGTACTAACAAAATGTCGGATGAGAGGGTTTTCTGTCAGTCTTGACGTTTATATTTCGACTTGATCTAATAACACACCATCTGCGGTTTTGATAATGCGAGAAGGCATATTTCGAATGATTTGGTAATCATGTGTTGCCATTAAAATAGCCGTCCCAGAGGAAGCGATATCACGTAAAAGTAAGACGATTTCTTCGGAAGTAGCCGGGTCAAGATTTCCTGTTGGTTCATCGGCTAATATAATTTCGGGATTATTTAACAATGCGCGGGCAATAACAATACGCTGTTGTTCTCCTCCAGAAAGTTCGTGGGGCATTTTTTTCAATTTCGAACGAAGACCTACTTTTTCCAATACGTCTAGCATTCTGTGCTCGATTTGAGATTTATCTTTCCAACCTGTTGCTCTAAGAGCGAATTCTAAATTTTTCTCTACCGAACGATCTGATAATAAGTGAAAGTCTTGAAAAACAATTCCTAGTTTACGTCTTAAGTAAGGTACATCATTGTCATGAAGTTTTTTAAGGTCAAAACCAGCGATTAATCCTTCACCGTTACCAATGTATAAATCTCCATAAATAATTTTAAGCAAACTACTTTTTCCGCTACCAGATTGACCGATAAGATAAAGAAACTCCCCTTTATTGATATTCAAATTCACATTGGATAAAACCAAATGCTTTTGTTGGTAGATATCGACGTTTTTTAATGTGATTACTGTATTTCCAGACATTGAACTATAATTCTAATTTTTTTATTTTTCCAAACGGTAATTCCTTTACCATTTGCATAATGTATTCCGATTTGTCACCCAATCCAATTTTGTCTAAAGACTTATCAGGACGATCAACCCTGAAATATGCTAATAACGTGAATGCATCGTCTCTTAATTGGACATAGTCTGGGATTTTAGCAACTCCTTTTACTTTGATTATATACATCTATTGACAAAGTTAGTACTTTTTATTTCAAAATCCTTTTACGAATATAAGGCTATGCTTATTGGTTTGCAAATAAAAAATCTAATGTATTTACACCATCAGCATAGTCATTTAATGCGGGATTCTGACTTGAACCGAATTTAAAAGTTGGTGTTTTGATTTTTAATTCTGTTTCTGAAGTCACACATTGCAAACGATCATTTTCTGCATTTAAGTATTGTACGACATCATTTAAATTTTCATACTCTTCATAATAAACGACTGCTAGAGGTGAAGCGATTTTTTTATCCTCCTTTAATAGTAAAAATCCATTATCATAATGTTTATCTGCATTGATGAGATAAATGGATTTGTTATAATCGTAATTATTATTGTATTTGAAATGCTTATTTACCGGTTCAAAAGATTCAATTCCTTCATAAAAATGACTGATATTATAATTTTTTGGAAAGAATAGCTTAGATACGGATCGACAACCTAAACCATAATAGTCAAAAATATCATGTCCCAATGCCTCTAATTGTTCTGGAGATTCATTTCCGGTAATTACAGCAACACTATTTCTATTTTTTCTGATGATATGTGGTTTCTGACCAAAGTAGTGTTCGAAATAACGGGATGAATTGTTCGATCCTGTTGCAATAACTAGATCAAAATTTGTTAGACGCTCCACCAATTCTATTTTTTCTTTAAAACGTGGTTCTAGTGCTATTAATGTATTGACAATATAAGTCGTCAAAGAAGCATCATCAGAAGAAACTTTTATCTGAGCATGGAAACCAGCAGCTAAAACACATAAGATATCATGAAACCCGACTAAAGGAATATTACCTGCTAATACTAAACCTACTGTTTTATTGCTTTGAAGATCTGGATAGCAGGATAACCAGTTTTCTAATTGATCAAAAGTTAAATTGCTCTTCCAAGTCGCAAAAGCTTTTTCAACATGATCAGATGTATACCATGCGTTTTTATATTGAGCAGATTGTATTAATTGATTTAACTCATCATTATCCTTATGAAATAAGTCTGCGAGTTTTACAAAAGCTTCTATTCGTTGTTTCTTTGTCAAAATGTAAAAATTAATAAACGTGTATACACAAATTTGTTTTATATTTGTCGTATTAAATACAATCAACAAAATCCAAATTACTCTTATTTTAACATGTGTAAAAAGATTTGATTGTATAAATCAATACAAAAATAGTTTTTTATCATAATTTTGAGGTTATAAATGGCGATTAAAATTACAGACGAGTGTATTAACTGTGGTGCTTGTGAACCGGAGTGCCCAAATAATGCAATATATGATGCAGGTGTGAGCTGGAAATTTTCCGATGGAACATCATTGGATGGTATTATTGACTTCGGAGATGGGGTGACATTAGATGCTGACGATTCCCAAGCTGCTGTATCTAATGAAGTGTATTATATTGTTTCTGACAAATGTACAGAGTGTGTTGGTTTTCATGATGAACCACAATGTGCAGCGGTTTGTCCAGTAGATTGTTGTGTAGATGACGAAGAAGTTCGTGAATCTCAAGAAGAATTATTAGCAAAAAAAGCTTGGTTACACGCTGAATAATTGCTATTTAAAATAAAATTTCGAAAAAGGTAGAATATTAAAATATTCTACCTTTTTTTATGCTTTTACCTTTCTACTAAGTTTGTAGTTATTACAAACAGCCATATTTATATTTGTGAATGCCTAGTATTTTTTTATTTTTGTATTTAACCTTTTTAAAAGTTTGCTGATGTTTAAATCAAAAATGGGGCTAATTACCCTTGTTTCGATCACTATTGCTGTCCTTATTGCAATCTGTTACGAATTTAGTTGGGTCAATTTTTCTCCATCATTTTTAATGGCAGTAAGATGGATTGTTGCAACAGTGTTGGTGGTGAATGCTTTTGTTAGAAGAAATCTGACGACCTGGATCTTGACCTGTATGATCTTAGGTATTTTCGTGGGTTTAGATTTTCCTAATATTGCGATATCACTTCAACCTTTGAGTAAGGGTTTCATTAAATTAGTAAAAACAATTGTAGGTCCTATTCTATTTGCGACTTTAGTTTATGGTATTGCTGGGCATTCAGATTTAAAGCAAGTGGGACGTATGGCATGGAAGTCTATGTTGTATTTCTTTTGCGCAACTACCTGTGCTATTTTCATTGGACTAGGGGCTATAAATTTAACCAAAGCAGGTGTTGGAGTAGATGTTGCACATATGCCACACGAAGAATTGCCTGTGGCTAAAATCAGCAATGATGCCCAAATTTTAGAGACTTTACCTCAACATGTTCATCCTGTCTATAAGCTCACCGCTTTTTTCAGGGATCTTTTTCCAGAAAATATTGTAAAGGCTGTTTATGATAATCAAGTCTTGCAGATTGTTGTCTTTTCAGTTTTGTTCGGTATCGGTCTTGCTATGGTGGACGAGAAAAAACGAAAACCATTGGTGGATTTTACGGAAAGCCTTTCCGAAACGATGTTTAAGTTTACGAACTTAATCATGTACTTTGCTCCGATAGGTGTAGGAGCAGCAATGGCATTTACAGTCGGACATCTTGGTGTGGACATTCTGAAGAATTTATTTATGTTATTGGCGACTTTGTATTTAGCATTATTTGGTTTCTTGCTTTTGGTTTTGTTACCCGTAGCACTTTACTTAAAAATTCCAGTATTAAAGTTTATAAATGCAATCAAAGAACCCGTATCCATCGCTTTTGCGACAACAAGTTCTGACGCTGCTTTGCCAAAAGCCATGTCTGCAATGGAAAAATTTGGAGTTCCGCGTAAGATTGTATCATTCGTTATACCAACGGGTTATAGTTTTAACCTTGATGGAACGTCTTTATATTTATCGTTGGCTGCTATTTTTGTTGCGCAAGCAGCTGGAATTCATTTATCTTTCGGTGAACAATTGATGATTGCTTTTACGTTGATGATTACTTCCAAAGGTGTGGCAGCTGTGCCACGTGCTTCATTAATTATATTAATTGCCACCGCAGATCAGTTTGGCTTACCTACTTTTGTTATTGCAGCAATTTTAGGTATTGATGAGTTGATGGATATGGCCAGAACATCAGTTAATGTAATTGGGAACTGTTTAGCAACAGTTGTTGTTGCTAAATGGGAGGGAGAATTTGATGAAGAGGCTCCTTTTAGAGAAGATGATGAAAAATCTGAATTGCTGAGCTAATCATTTTGCAAGTATAAAAAAGGATCTTAATATTATTTTAAGATCCTTTTTTATCTATAGGAGTTTTCCATCTACATAATACCAAATTCCTTGAATTTCTTTGAAATTCGATCTTTCATGATGGATTTGTAAATTAAGCTGGCTATCTAAGTAATGTGCTTCAAATTCCACTACATTTACGGTACTTCTTAAAATATGTAATTGCATCCATTTGGATTCTTTTGCCCATGCTTCAATATGTTTTTTGTTTTGAAACCTACGGGTAGCTGGATGAAAACTAGCATATAGAAAATTAATATTTCCAACGACAAAAGCAGCATATCTTGCTCGCATTAATTGTTCTGCTGATGTTGCTTGTTTTTGGTCAAGATGAACTTTTTGACAACAATCACTATACGGAAGCAAATGGCCGCATGGGCACATGGAGATTGGATCTTCTATCACACTTATCAATATTGATGGTCTGACAAAAGTAAACAATGATTTGTTTTTGTTTCAAACTATTTTAAACTTTTATCGTGGAAAAATATTGAAGATGTATAGATAAGTTTTTTTCAATCTCTTGATTAACACTGGATTTTATTCTTTTAACAAAAATTAACAGTAGAGGATTAATCCTCTAAGTCAAAGTATAGTCATATCTACAACAAATTGATAATATAATATTAAAAAATAAGGAGGAGCAGTTATGAAAAAGTTAGTTTACTTGGCGGTTTTAGTTGGCGGTTTATTTTTTGCAAAACCTGCAGAAGCTCAAGTTAATGTCAACATTAATATCGGTAGCCAACCTTTATGGGGACCTGTTGGTTATGATTATGTACGTTATTACTACATTCCAGAAATAAATGTATATTATGATGTTCCCAACAGAAGATATACTTATTATGAAGGTCGAAGATGGATCACTCGTGGAAATCTGCCAGGAAGATACCGTAACTTTAATTTTTATAATACCTATAAGGTAGTTGTAAATGATAGAAATCCATGGAGCCATCATGATCGATATAGTAGAAATTACGGACAGTATGCTCATGCTAGAAATCAAGTAAATTTACGAGATTCTAGAAGAGGAAACCGTTATTCATATGACCATGACCGTGGTCACGACCATGATCGTTATGATAACCATAGAGATCATAGAGACAATAGATATGGTGATAAAAATGGAAAATATAAACATGGTAAAAAAGACTATGATCATAGATCAAATAGAGGTGAAGGACATGGCAGAAGATAAGCGTTAGTTTTTATAGATGTTTGAGTAAAAGAGGAAACTTCGGTTTCCTCTTTTTTTGTTTTTATCATGTTATATTAGATAGGATAAGCCGTCTCACTTTTGGT encodes the following:
- a CDS encoding RsmB/NOP family class I SAM-dependent RNA methyltransferase, yielding MSDFSEKRVHQQIRNFERAIDGYEGNEPFARYLTSFFKINKQMGSKDRKWTSRLCYNYFRLGKAAKQLSQQKRLILAEYLCETESPFVSLLEPEWNLDLSLDEKFHFLKEQKILELDSIFPFKKYLSKEIDQDRFIQNQFVQPDLFIRVRKGKEQFVKAIFESEKIAYHFVTSQTVALENGTSLQRFKDLDGEIEVQDLSSQRTLDFMKAFPKESWWDACAASGGKALLFLDANPTINLMVSDVRMSILRNLDERFDRAGIRNYRKKIVDLTKDTTTILGNELFDGIILDAPCTGSGTWGRTPENISYFDIKKIAEFSSLQKEIAKNVSRHLKVGKPLVYITCSVFEKENEEVIQYIQGELGYQLEAYQVLKGYNEKADSMFVARLIKL
- a CDS encoding C40 family peptidase, translating into MEYGICNLTVVPLRADEAHRSEMVSQVIFGETFEILARSINWTKVRTTSDSYIGWIQNGQFLTVDDVGFCAYQLLNKKYIGFEGGFLSYSDHHIQLLHGTFLREGFSYCQENDSQEFTVQVLTLGQEDFVNKVSHIAKQYWGAPYLWGGRSKFGIDCSGFSQLVYQSFGYQLPRDAYQQAEIGNTVDFLTEIQVGDLAFFDNEEGKITHVGVMLDSGTIIHASSCVRIDRMDQEGIFNKELNKYTHKLRIVKRYISE
- a CDS encoding fructose-6-phosphate aldolase, whose amino-acid sequence is MYIIKVKGVAKIPDYVQLRDDAFTLLAYFRVDRPDKSLDKIGLGDKSEYIMQMVKELPFGKIKKLEL
- a CDS encoding nucleotide exchange factor GrpE; amino-acid sequence: MSEQENNNETIQDPIEDNTAENQEETIELSVEEKLSAELAEAKDKYVRLSAEFDNYRKRTSKERVELIQSAGKDVITKLLSTLDDFDRALKAMETATDVESVKTGIDIVNNKFRQTLEHQGLQEMDVLGKEFDADLQEAITAIPAPTPDLKNKIIDVIEKGYYLNDKVIRHAKVIIGQ
- a CDS encoding universal stress protein, yielding METNAVKITRILVAVEDEPCVLKCIAYAKEMVKKFGTSVALVTVTSPTSPASYGADPLLGQQPIIIPEVSEIEQQNAQKYLEELGQEFEGAHEVFLFNRIGSIKEEILATAVEWSADFIVMGSHGRTGFDHFISGSVSESVIRKATCPVLVVPSKCE
- a CDS encoding outer membrane beta-barrel protein; the encoded protein is MKKLLLTLTAVAGLTFASNAQEFGFKKTDFIIEGNLSANTSDDKGDKEKTSTFNFNPSVGYFVSDKFAVGLDFNFGNHKETDYSGSEDTYAKSNKFGVGAYGRYYFLELGSRFKTYAQLAAGYNQTTGEINNGTTTVDIPKSKGFGAGAGLGVNYFVTSNIAINFGLTDLLSYHSEKPEGGKSQNTFNANINSFNNFFDTAKFGLTFKF
- a CDS encoding acyl-CoA reductase — translated: MTKKQRIEAFVKLADLFHKDNDELNQLIQSAQYKNAWYTSDHVEKAFATWKSNLTFDQLENWLSCYPDLQSNKTVGLVLAGNIPLVGFHDILCVLAAGFHAQIKVSSDDASLTTYIVNTLIALEPRFKEKIELVERLTNFDLVIATGSNNSSRYFEHYFGQKPHIIRKNRNSVAVITGNESPEQLEALGHDIFDYYGLGCRSVSKLFFPKNYNISHFYEGIESFEPVNKHFKYNNNYDYNKSIYLINADKHYDNGFLLLKEDKKIASPLAVVYYEEYENLNDVVQYLNAENDRLQCVTSETELKIKTPTFKFGSSQNPALNDYADGVNTLDFLFANQ
- a CDS encoding 4Fe-4S dicluster domain-containing protein; the encoded protein is MAIKITDECINCGACEPECPNNAIYDAGVSWKFSDGTSLDGIIDFGDGVTLDADDSQAAVSNEVYYIVSDKCTECVGFHDEPQCAAVCPVDCCVDDEEVRESQEELLAKKAWLHAE
- a CDS encoding ABC transporter substrate-binding protein is translated as MTSVLNHQQRLSGNKVVLAVALALSLASCTTQKKGVLRSPSYTKGEQGTVSTGAPSATQKAEETKKLDAAKASENLKKQKTIALLLPFQLNHISGYRPTSEDVKRSALALDFYQGFQLGIEELGAKGSKFNLQVVDSEDDNFRNASLATSSIIKNANLIVGPVYPKEIKAFAQSFKDKNILQISPLAASLASDFSIPNLVSLTPSIRTHSEVMAKYVSKQYGYGDVVLVYNIQDADSKQFLDNFTSEVLGYNKNVQIKVVTTIAELNENLVVAGTNHLVCGTTNKNQIRALLANMDVQSSESGYAFKLYGHPNWAKLSFDEYTNMDSYELTVTTSSLVDEYAEKTRRFDNNYKAKFTVSPSDFSYKGYDAAIYFGNLLSKYGSDIAQYLVKETYTGINNEFSFDYFPNWGYINRGVRFMVYHNNRFDSK
- a CDS encoding cell division ATP-binding protein FtsE, with amino-acid sequence MSGNTVITLKNVDIYQQKHLVLSNVNLNINKGEFLYLIGQSGSGKSSLLKIIYGDLYIGNGEGLIAGFDLKKLHDNDVPYLRRKLGIVFQDFHLLSDRSVEKNLEFALRATGWKDKSQIEHRMLDVLEKVGLRSKLKKMPHELSGGEQQRIVIARALLNNPEIILADEPTGNLDPATSEEIVLLLRDIASSGTAILMATHDYQIIRNMPSRIIKTADGVLLDQVEI
- the dnaJ gene encoding molecular chaperone DnaJ, which translates into the protein MSKRDYYDILGVARGADEKEIKSAYRKLAVKYHPDKNPGDHEAEEKFKEAAEAYDVLSNPQKKQRYDQFGHAGNSASGGGYGGGMNMDDIFSQFGDIFGGGGHPFESFFGGGGGGSRGGRRVAKGTNLRIKVKLTLEEIAKGVEKKVKVNKQVNCHTCDGTGAKDKSSSHTCNTCGGSGSVRRVTNTILGQMQTTSTCPTCNGEGVEITAKCTTCRGEGLERGEETIAINIPAGVSEGMQLSMSGKGNAAPRGGIAGDLIILIEEIPHESLKRDGLNVIYDLYINFVDATLGTNIEVPTIDGKAKIKIDPGTQAGKILRLKGKGIPEVNSYHKGDQLVYVNIWTPKAVSSDEKEILQKLKESPNFKPQPGKAEKSFFERIKEYFE